The following proteins come from a genomic window of Cervus canadensis isolate Bull #8, Minnesota chromosome 3, ASM1932006v1, whole genome shotgun sequence:
- the MRPL32 gene encoding 39S ribosomal protein L32, mitochondrial produces the protein MAPTMLVLLVPPLPAARGLLRNCWKQLQRKLLPSRPGFPSPPWGPALAVQGPAIFSEPANDTSGSTETCSLLDSIFWMAAPKNRRSIEVNRCRRRNPHKLIKVKNNIDFCPECGHLKQKHVLCGYCYEKVCKETAEIRRQIGKQEGGPFKAPTVETVVLYSGETPSEQDQGKRIIERERKRPSWFTQN, from the exons ATGGCGCCCACCATGCTGGTGCTGCTGGTTCCGCCGTTGCCCGCAGCCCGAGGACTTCTCCGGAACTGTTGGAAGCAGCTGCAGCGGAAACTTCTGCCGAGCCGACCAGGTTTTCCCAGTCCTCCATGGG GACCAGCGTTAGCAGTCCAAGGTCCAGCTATATTTTCAGAACCAGCAAATGATACCAGTGGAAGTACAGAGACTTGCAGCCTTCTGGATAGTATATTTTGGATGGCAGCTCCTAAAAACAGGCGCAGCATTGAAGTGAACCGGTGTAGGAGAAGAAACCCTCATAAGCTTATTAAAGTTAAG aacaatatAGACTTTTGTCCTGAATGTGGTCACCTGAAACAGAAACATGTCCTCTGTGGCTATTGCTATGAGAAGGTGTGCAAGGAGACAGCAGAAATTAGAAGACAGATAGGGAAGCAAGAGGGGGGCCCTTTCAAGGCTCCTACTGTGGAGACTGTGGTGCTGTATTCTGGGGAGACACCCTCCGAGCAGGATCAAGGCAAGAGGATCATTGAGCGGGAGAGGAAGCGGCCATCCTGGTTCACCCAGAACTGA